CCCTTGTTTCTTGGGCTAATTCAAGCTTGCTTTGAAAGCTTTGTGCTAAATCCAGCATATCACTTCTTGCACCCTGTTGGATAGCAGAATTTAAAGGAGCGTTTTGGTTGATATAAGTTACATTGCCTAAAGCTGAAACACCCATGCTAACCTCCTTAGAATGTTTAAGTGTCCTTTAGACTAACAGTTCGGTATTTTGAGTAAATGACATTAGCTCCTTTGATGATTTTGACAAATCTTCGCTGCGTGTAGTCAATTTCGTAACTATTAAACACATCTTTTTGCATTTTAATCAACATTTTGGCTAATTCCATAATGACCTCATCTTTGGGCGTATTCTTTTGGCAAAAAACGATCAAATGCGATCCAGGAATGCCTCTTACATGCATCCATAAATCATTCGCTCTTGCGTCTTGCAAGAGTTTGATATTCTCTTTTTGGTTTTTCCCTAAGCCAATTTTAAAATCCTTATAATACAGCACTTCATACCCGCTCATCGGGCGTTTGATTTTAGAATTTTTTACCGGCATAAACATTTCCAAAACGCTTTCCTCTCCCGCTCCTTTAACATAGTTCATTTGATTTTCTTTAAAGGCGATTTTTTCTTTTAGATTCTCTTCTTCTAAATACAAAAATTGCGATTTTTGTTTCTTTTTTTTGCTGAGAGTGAATTTTTTATTAATAAAAGCGTTTAAGGGCATGCTCTTATCAATTTCAATTGCGCATTCTTTATCTTCAAAATCCTTTAAAACCACGCAACTTTCATGCCTGTTGATTAAATGCTGGTAAGTGAGTAATAGCTGGGCTTGAGTTTGCAATTTTTTCGCTTCCAACTGTAAATTTTTAGGATCTTCTAGTTTTTCTAATTTTTCTTTCAAGCGTTCTTTTTGGGTATTTAACCGCTTGATGATTTGATTTTTTTTGTGTTCTAATTCTTTATGCTGATAGGATAAAAAATCCTTTTCTAAAATGTCTAACAATCCCTTAAAATCCAAATCCTCTTCTTGATGCTCGTATATATTAGGAGGCAATGCCCCTAAAATATCGTTTTTAGCGACCCTGTCATTAAAACGAAAGGCTTCTATCACGCATCTTTCTTTATCTAAAATCATGATGTTGGCTTTTTTAGGGATCATTTCTAAACGCAAAATAAAATTTTCACTCTTATAAGCTAAATCTTTAGCGCTTGTGATTTCTAAAATCCGATCGTTATCAATGATGCTTGCTTGTAAAATTTTAGCGTTTTTAGTGAATTTATTCAAACAAAAATCTAACGCTAGGGTGTTTTTTAAAACGCTCTCTGGGGGTTTTTTTGACAAACCGATATAAGGCGTGTTCAAATCTAAAACAAAGGCGTGTTTTTCTTTAGAAAAAGTCTCTAATAAAAAAAGAGACGCATTCAAGCGTTTGAGATTAAAATGCGTTTGAGCGTTTAAAAATTCGCTGAATTTCTTTAAAAGAAAAAATTTCATTCTTGCGCCTTTAATTTTTCCTTAGCGAAAGAGATCGCACTCTCTATATTCTCGCTCCCCCCTATCATGCGCGCGATTTCTAAAACCCTTTCTTCGTTATTAAGGGTTTTTGCAAGGCTTTTGTGGTTTTCTTTGAAGACTAAAATATGGTTTTTAGCGAGCGCTGGGATATGGACTTGGTGCGAAATGGCAAAGATTTGCGAATGGCTGCTCAAGGTTTCAAGGGCTTTAGAAACCGCTAAACTCTCTTCACCGCTCAAATTAGAATCCATTTCATCTAACACCAACACGCCTTTAAAATCCTTTAAAAACTCCATTTCTAAAAGCATGAACGCCAACCTCAAACGGCTGTATTCTCCAGAGCTTAAGGTTTCTAATTGGGAATTTTGTAAATTCAAAACGAGTTTTTGAGCGCCTTTTTCGCTCATGGGGGCTTCTTCTAAAACCAAACTAGGGCTTTTTAGGAGCAAATCTTTCGCTTTAGCGCTTAAAAGAGCGTTAAAACCGGCTAAATACTCTTTTCTAAAGCCGCTTATTTGATCACACAATTTCAAGCATTCGGTTTTTAATCGCTCTATTTCTTTGTGGTAAATTTCGCAATGATTGTCAATTTCTTTGAGATTATGCAATTCGTTTTTAACAAGCCCTAATCGTTCTTTAGCATGCATAATACTCCCGTAATCCTTAATGATCCCGCTTAACATGCCAAGCCTTTCTAGCACTTTTTCAATATCCAAACTCTCGCACTCTTCTAATTTAGCCTGCTCTTTTTCTAATAGGGCGCTCGCTTCTAATAAAGCGCTTTTTAAAAATTCAGCGCTATGGCCCGCGCTCTCTAAAGCATGCGTGATTTTATGGGTATTTTCTAGCGCATCTAACGCCAGAGCGATTTTATCGTTCAATTTTTCCTTACTAGAAAGCAATTTTTTTTGCTCTAAAAGGCGTTCGTATTCATCTTCTTTTAAATCCAGTCTCTCTAATTTCATTTTTTCAAAATTCAAACGCTCTTCTAAATCCTTTTGGAAACGCTTTTTATCCTCTAATAATCGCCTTTCTTTTTCTAGTTCCTCTAATCGGGTGAATTTTTCTTCAAGCGTGCCTAAAAGGGGGCTAAACGCCTTGTTTTTGCTTTGGATATAGCCATCCAGTAAGGAAAGCATTAAAATGTCATTGAGTTCATTCTGGCTGAATCTATCGTTAGATAAGCGTTTAATCAAACCTTTTAATAACGCTTTGAGCGTGTTTTTAGACAGGCTTGTTTGGTTTAAAAAATAGCGCGTTTTTTCTTTTTTAATCACGCTGATGACTAAGGGCTCATGTTCATCTTCTCTAAAAATGCCGTATTCTTCAGTGTCTAAAAAAGGCGCAATCAATTCCACTTCAATGTTTAAAGCGTTGCTCTCTTTAAGCCCAAACGCCCCTAAAAGGCTCGCAATAAGAACGCTTTTTCCCACCCCGCTAGCCCCACTAATCGCGCTCAAGCCGTCTTTAAACTCCAAATCCAGCTTTTCAAAAACAGCGTTTTGACGCACTTTTAAGCGTGTGATTTGAGCGTTATGAAAATCTCGCATGTTTTTACCCTTTTATCTTTTTTTGCTAGGGCTTTCCCCCCATAATAGCTTTTCTTTAAGCACTTTAAAATAATCCCTTGAATTTTTTTGTAAGAGTTTGGTGGTCGTGGGGCTTTTTTGAATGTATAGGGGTTGGTTGGCTTTTAAATCATAGGTGGCTTGCCCGTCAATAACTACAAGAGCGTCTTCATGAGTGCAAAAATTCAAGCAAAATTCCGCTCCTAACACTAGGGGGCGTTGCGTTAAAGAAAAATCGCACAAGGGCGTTAAAATATAGCTCTGGCTTAAAGCATGCACAATCGGCCCATGAGCGCTCAAATTATAAGCGGTCGAGCCTAGGGGCGTGGCAATGATAAGCCCATCGCCTTTATAGGTGTTAAAGGGCGTATGACCCGCATAAGCTTGAATGTCTAAAACCCCTAAAGCTTTTTTTTTAGCGATCACAATTTCATTGATCGCATAAAAAGAGGTTTTCCCGATACGGCCCTCTAAAGCCAAATGCTCTTCTAATTTGATTGTGTTGTACTTGAGATCTTGTAAAAAATCTTTCAAACCATTCAATTCAACCGCGCTCAAAAACCCTAAATTCCCTATTCTAACCCCAAAACATGGCTTATTGTAAGAATGCGTCATTCTTAAAGCCCCTAAAATCGTGCCATCGCCCCCCAAACATAAAAACGCATAAGCTTTTTCTATCAATCGTTCGTCTTTTACCCCATCAACGCTATCAATCATAAAGCTTTCAAACCCCTCATCTTCTAAAAGCTTTAAAACCCATTCTTTAGCTTGCTCTAGCTTTTCAAAAAGAGGGTTTTGATAATGGGTGGGCCGCACAAACACGCCGATAGTTTGATGTGAATCTTTCATGCGTATATTGTAGCTTAAAGCTTGAAACAAAATTTTAAAAAAGGGGGTTTTAGCCGCTTTTTTATCATCTGATGTAAAATCCATGAAAAGTTTTTATTTTTATTAATGTTTCATTCTTTAATCGTTTTTAATGGTTTTTTGGGTATTCTTTTTGAGAATGTAAGCATTATGTTAAGGAATCACACATGAAAAAATTTTTTTCTCAATCGTTGTTAGCTTGGATTGTTTCTATAAATGCACTATTAGCTATGGATGGCAATGGCGTGTTTATAGGGGCGGGTTATTTGCAAGGGCAAGCCCAAATGCATGCGGATATTAATTCTCAAAAACAAGCCACTAACGCTACTATCAAGGGCTTTGATGCACTTTTAGGGTATCAATTTTTCTTTGAAAAACACTTTGGCTTGCGCCTTTATGGGTTTTTTGACTACGCCCATGCCAATTCTATTAGGCTTAAAAACCCTAACTATAACAGCGAAGCAGCGCAAATAGCGGGTCAAATTCTTGGGAAACAAGAAATCAATCGTTTAACAAACATTGCCGATCCTAAAACCTTTGAGCCAAACATGCTCACTTACGGGGGGGCTGTAGATGTGATGGTTAATGTCATCAATAATGGCATCATGAGTTTGGGGGCTTTTGGTGGGGTGCAATTAGCCGGCAATTCATGGCTTATGGCGACGCCGAGCTTTGAGGGCATTTTAGTGGAGCAAGCCCTTGTGAGCAAAAAAGCCACTTCTTTCCAATTTTTATTCAATGTGGGGGCTCGCTTAAGGATCTTAAAGCATTCTAGCATTGAAGCGGGCGTGAAATTCCCCATGCTGAAGAAAAACCCCTATATCACTGCAAAAAATTTGGATATAGGGTTTAGGCGTGTGTATTCATGGTATGTGAATTATGTTTTCACTTTCTAGGGGTGCATCCCTAGAGCTTAAGCACGCTCTCAATGATGTCAATCAGCTCTTTTTTTCTTTTTTCTAAGCTTTTGGGCGTCCATTCTGTGTAGCAGCACACATCTTTAGTCATATTATAGCAAGTCATCACACTAAAAATTGTCTTATTGCCTAGCGTGACAGGTTTCCCATATAGATTTCTTTTTTCTCTTTGAAATCCAAATTTGAAGCTTGAGCGTTTTTCTTGCCTCCTAAAAGCGTGAGGTTGGCTAAAGAATGCGTGTATAACTCTCTTTCTTCTTCGCTAAAGTCTTTAACCCATTGGCTTGAAGAATTAGGCTTTTGAGGTAAAATGTGTTCAATATGAAAATTGTTCACTTGAATGCGTTTAGGTCTAGGATCATCGCTTATGGAATATTCCACTAAAATGAGAACGGGTCTGAGCCATGAATTTTTTGAAGCCTTTGTGTGTTTTTCATACAAATGGTCATCTTCTAGTTTTTCCCTAAAGTGTTGTGTTATCTTATTGTCATCTAAATATTTTTTCACAATAGAAGCGATGCTCTCTACACTTTGCTCCTCTTTTAGGGCTTTAATGATATTGCAATTAATTTGTTTTTTAGGTTCTTTTTGCTCTACAACCCAATTTTGGTAATAAAACTTGACTAACAATTTTTTTAAAGCCTCTATGTCTTGATCGCTATAATGGTGCAATATGCTAGTGCACAAAATAACGCGCCAAAAATCAGAGGCTAGATAAGAAAGCAAATGAGCGTGCCAATCTTGCATTTCTAACACTTTACAATAAGCGTTGTAAAAAGCTTCTACATTCTCAAGGTATTCGAATGGGGTTTTATCAAGTTTTTCAAACTGATCGGCAAGTCTTTCTTCCATGCTTTTCCCACTAGTTACCGGATTGAGATAGGTTAAATACCAGCTGAATAATATTTCTGCGGCGTTTTTCTCTCGCTTGTTCTCTTTTCTCTTTGGAAATTTTGACTCATTCTCTTTGCATTTTTTTGCACAAGGCATTCCAACAAGACGCAAACTATTCTTGATCCTTTTCTATAAAGAGTTTTTTTTTGCAACTCCACCTTAAAAACATCTATCGCATGCAAGGGCAAACCCCTAGCGTTTAAAACACTAAAAATCCTTAACGCCATGCTTATATTGGAGCAAGTGGTTTTGACAAATACGATCTTAAAATACAGCCATTTAATGAAATCGTTAATGTCTCCAATCTCTTTGTTTCTGAGATAGTTTTTTAAACAAATCGCATTTTTTAGGTAATTATTCTTATCGTTGCTTTTAGGAGCATCATTGAAAGAAGTTAAGGCGTCTTTAAAATCTTTTTTAGAATTAAACGCCATAGCGTTAAAATTCAATCGATCTCTTTTTTCTTCATCAGTATCGCCCAAACTCTTTTCTAAAAAATCTCTGCTAATTTTGTTTAAATCTTTATCATAAAGGGTGGCTAAAACTTTTGCAAGCAGAATGAAAGTGCTTAAGCGTTGCTGGCCATCTACAATATCATAGGTTTTAGCCTTGGTTTTGGAATCTGTGCCAATTGCGATTAAGACTAATGAGCCGCAAAAATAATCGCTTTCGTTATAAAGTTCATAGCTAGAAAACAAATCGTCTAAAAGCTTTTCGCAGTTTTTTTCTGTCCATTGGTAAGGGCGTTGGTAAATCGGGATTTGGTAATAAGAATCAAGTTCTGTAACTAAAATATCTTTTAATTTACAAGCTTCGCCTTTAATACTTTCATCTGCCATAAAAACCCCTTGTATTGTTTAAGATGGATTATAACATTAAAAAGTGTTTTTTTTTTTTTGAAATATTTCCACACATTAAGACGCATGGTTGATTGCCATGCTCTTTTTTACAACCTGTTTTTAAAGCTCCTTTAAAATTTCCAAAGGCTATTTGAACGCCAGATTGAAAGTTTTAGCGATGCCTTCTTGGGTGATATAGCCGTTATGAGCGCTCAAGCCTCCAAGGGTGTTTGCCACGATTTTAGTGTTGGCTTTTAAAAAGCCCTTCAAGCCATGCTCTAAATAATACAACAAATACGGCGCGCTCGCATGGCTATAAGCTACAGAGCTTGTTTTAGCGACAATCCCTGGCATGTTAGGCACGCCATAATGCAACAAATCCTCTTCCACATACACCGGATTAGAATGGCTTGTCTGGTGTATGGTCTCTATGCACCCCCCTAAATCGCAAGCCACATCTATCACTACCCCTTGTTTTTGCATGCGTTTTAAATGCCTTCTTAAAATCACTTTAGGGGTTTGGCTCGCTGTAACTAGCACCGCTCCCACTAGCCCCACCGCCCCGCTTAAAGCCTGAATGATATTGGCTTCATTCACGCTTAAAACTTCTAAATCATACAGATGATAATAGGGGTGGTTTTGCAATTTAGCGTAGTCTAATTCCAAAATCGTTACTTTAGCCCCCATTTGGCTTAAGACTTTCGCGCTCTCCATGCCAACCACACCGCCCCCAACTACGACAATTTTAGCCCTTTGCGTCCCGGATAAACCCCCTAGCATGACCCCCTTACCCATAAACCCCTTAACATGCTCTAAAGCCAGTAAATAATGCTGGATTAAATGCGCGGCTAACCTCCCAGCCACCACGCTCATAGGCGCTAAAATAGGGTAGTCGTTTTTAGGCCCGGCAATGGTTTCAGTGCAAATGGAAGTGATTTTTTTATCTATAAACATTTCGCACAAGCTTTTTTGATACGCTAAATCCAAATAACTAAATAGAGTAGCTTTTTCTTTTAACAAAGGGTATTCATGCTCTAAAGGCTCTTTGCATTTGACCACCAAATCCTGCCCCCACGCTGTTTTAGAATCCACGATTTTAGCCCCCACGCTCTCATACGCTTCGTTACTATAACCGCTATTAGCGCCGGCATGATTTTCCACTAAAACCTCCACGCCCTTTTGAATGATTAGCACCACATCATCAGGCACCAAAGCCACTCGTGATTCTAAATCCATGCTTTCTTTGACTAGCCCAATCGTCATGTTAATCCTTTAAATAGTAGTGTCAATTATGATTATATTCGCTCAATAAGACTATTTGAGTGCTTTTCGGTCAAAAACTTGAATGGTTTTACTCTTTTACACAATGAAATTGTTCTATTTATTATCCATTTGCTTATTAATAATTGGTTGTTAATTTTGGTTTAGAATGGGAGATACGAGTGGGGATTTCAAGGAGTGATAAAATGATTTTAGTAGGATTGGAAGCGGAATTAGGAGCCTCAAAAAGAGGCACCGATAAAGGGGTTAGGCGTTTGAGAGAAGTTTTAAGTGCAACGCATGGCGATTTGATTAAAGGCATGCAAACGATCATTCAAGAGCAATGCGTGCTTGATAAAGAGTTTAGATACGCTAAGAATTTTGAAGATTACTACCTTTTTTGTAAAGAAAATTTGATCCCTTGCATGCGAGAAGTGTTTGAGAAAAAAGAATTTCCTTTGATCTTAAGTTCAGAGCATGCGAACATGTTTGGGATTTTCCAAGCCTTTAGGAGCGTTCATAAGGACAAAAAAATAGGGATTTTGTATTTAGATGCGCATGCGGATATTCATACGGCTTATGACAGCGATTCAAAGCATATCCACGGCATGCCTTTAGGCATGGTTTTAAATCGTGTCCATAGCGGGTTTAATCGCATGAGCGAGAGCGAAGAAAAGGCATGGCAAAAGCTTTGCTCTTTGGGGTTAGAAAAGGGAGGGTTAGAAATTGATCCTAAATGTTTGGTGTATTTTGGGGTAAGAAGCACCGAACAGAGTGAAAGAGATGTGATTAAGGAATTACAAATCCCTTTATTTAGCGTGGATGCGATAAGAGAAAACATGCAAGAAGTGGTTCAAAAAACCAAAGAATTATTAAAAGCGGTGGGTATTATTTACCTCAGCTTGGATTTAGACATTATGGACGGCAAGCTTTTCACTTCTACCGGCGTGCGTGAAAATAACAGGCTGAGTTTTAATGAGTTGAAGCGATTACTGGGCTTGCTTTTAGAAAGCTTTCAAGACAGATTGGGAGCGGTTGAGGTAACCGAATACAACCCCACGGTGAGCACAAAACACACCAACGAAGAAGAAAAGCAGGTTTTAGAGATCTTAGATCTCATCATCAATAGCTGCAAAATTAAAGACAAGAAGCCATCTTTTATAATGAGTCCCTGATCGCTTTTTTAAACAAAACGATAAAAAGTTGAAAAATAAAACCCCTTTTAGCGTCAAAGAATGTCTTGTGTGTTTTAAGAACGCATGCAAGTTTATTGCGCGTCAAAAACGGGGATTTTTACTAGAGATTGAGCAAAATCGACACAATCAAAAAAAAAAAAAAGATTTTCATGCGATTAATAAAATTTTAAGAATTTTATGATAGAATCTCATGCGTTGTTAATTTTTTTTTGTTTTTATTACTTAATTGCGTTCGTTACTAGTGTGATTTTACTCAAAAAGTTTAAATTATTTTTTAATCTCTCAAAACATAAGGAGTTTTTCTTGCATAAAAAAGTTGTGTTGGCTTTAACGGCCAGTTTGATTTGCCAAGAGTCTTTGTTCGCTAAGGAAAAAGACTACACTTTGGGCAAGGTTTCTACTGCCGGTAAAAAGGATAAATCTGATTATTCTGGGCAGGTCAATTTGGGTTATAGCGGGATTACCGCACCTAAGAGTTGGCAGGATGAAGAAGTGAAAAAATACACAGGAAGCCGCACGGTGATCTCTAATAAAGCACTCACCCAACAAGCTAACCAAAGCATTGAAGAAGCTTTACAGAATGTCCCAGGTCTGCAAATTAGGAATGCGACAGGTGTAGGGGCTATGCCTACTATCCAAATCCGTGGCTTTGGAGCAGGGGGTTCAGGGCATAGCGATGCGACGCTTATGTTGGTTAATGGTATTCCTGTTTATATGGCTCCCTACTCTCACATTGAGCTAGACATTTTCCCTGTTACCTTCCAAGCCATTGATCGCATTGATGTGATTAAAGGCGGGGGTAGCGTGCAATACGGGCCTAACACTTATGGGGGTATTGTCAATATCATCACTAAACCTATCCCTAACCAATGGGAAAACCAAGCGGCTGAAAGGATCACTTATTGGGCTAAGGCTAGAAACGCCGGGTTTGCCGCTCCCCCTGATAAAACCGGCGATCCTTCTTTTATAAAGTCTTTAGGCAATAACCTTCTCTATAACACTTATGTGAGAAGTGGAGGGATGATCAATAAGCATGTGGGTATCCAAGCGCAAGCTAACTGGGTTAGAGGACAAGGCTTTAGGGACAATAGCCCCTCTAATATTTCAAACTATTGGCTAGATGGGGTCTATGACATCAATGAAAACAATGGGATTAAAGCCTATTACCAATACTACGATTTTGCTATCGCTCAACCGGGATCACTCAGCGAGCAAGATTACAAAATAAACCGCTTCGCTAATTTACGCCCCATCAACCAAAAAGGCGGACGCTCCCAACGCTTTGGGGCTGTGTATGAAAACCGCTTCGGGGATTTAGACAAAGTGGGCGGGACTTTTAGCTTCACTTACTACGGGCAGTTGATGACTAGGGACTTTCAAGTGAGCTCTAGTTACAACAGTGCTAACATGGTTACTTGTTTTAGCGAAGCGGCATGCAGGGCGGCAGGACTTCCGGCAGGGTATAACTTGGCTGTGCCTTATTATGCCACCAACTACAATGGTTGGGCAGAAGTAGAAAATCCTGTGCGCTCCATCAACAACGCTTTTGAGCCTAAAGTGAATTTGATCGTCAATACCGGGAAAGTCAGGCAAACCTTTATCATGGGCTTGCGTTTCATGACTACCACTTTTTTACAACGCCAATACTTAAACACCAATGAATGCCCCACCAAAACGAGCGGTGAGGGGGCAGGATTCTTGTGTGAGGGCCCTAATGTGATGAGCGGTTGGCAACCCCACATCAAGCATGGCGTTTATAGAAACTGGAATAACTGGCGTAACAATTACACAGCAGTTTATTTGAGCGATCGCATTGAAGCTTGGGACGGGCGCTTTTTCATCGTGCCTGGTTTGCGCTACGCTTTTGTGCAATACAACAACGAAAATGCGGCTAACTGGGCACAAATCCCTGAGAAGGATTTAAGAAAAATCAAGCACATGAACAATTGGATGCCCTCCACCAACATTGGCTTTATCCCTGTGCAAGGCGATCACAATGTGCTTACCTACTTTAACTACCAACGCTCTTTTGTCCCGCCTCAATTAGACGTTTTGAGCTATGGAGGAGCGGAGTATTTTACCCAACACTTTGACACTGTGGAAGCAGGAGCGCGCTACAGCTATAAGGATAAATTTAGCTTCAATGCGGACTATTTTAGGATTTGGGCGCGCGATTTTGCCACCGGACAGTATTCAGTCTATACAAGCGGCCCTATGAAAGGTAATGTGCGCCCCATTAACGGCTATTCTCAAGGCGTGGAGCTGGAATTGTATTACAGACCTATTAGAGGGTTGCAATTCCATGCCGCTTTCAACTACATTGACACTCGTGTAACCA
This region of Helicobacter pylori genomic DNA includes:
- a CDS encoding NFACT family protein, with protein sequence MKFFLLKKFSEFLNAQTHFNLKRLNASLFLLETFSKEKHAFVLDLNTPYIGLSKKPPESVLKNTLALDFCLNKFTKNAKILQASIIDNDRILEITSAKDLAYKSENFILRLEMIPKKANIMILDKERCVIEAFRFNDRVAKNDILGALPPNIYEHQEEDLDFKGLLDILEKDFLSYQHKELEHKKNQIIKRLNTQKERLKEKLEKLEDPKNLQLEAKKLQTQAQLLLTYQHLINRHESCVVLKDFEDKECAIEIDKSMPLNAFINKKFTLSKKKKQKSQFLYLEEENLKEKIAFKENQMNYVKGAGEESVLEMFMPVKNSKIKRPMSGYEVLYYKDFKIGLGKNQKENIKLLQDARANDLWMHVRGIPGSHLIVFCQKNTPKDEVIMELAKMLIKMQKDVFNSYEIDYTQRRFVKIIKGANVIYSKYRTVSLKDT
- a CDS encoding DNA repair protein RecN; translation: MRDFHNAQITRLKVRQNAVFEKLDLEFKDGLSAISGASGVGKSVLIASLLGAFGLKESNALNIEVELIAPFLDTEEYGIFREDEHEPLVISVIKKEKTRYFLNQTSLSKNTLKALLKGLIKRLSNDRFSQNELNDILMLSLLDGYIQSKNKAFSPLLGTLEEKFTRLEELEKERRLLEDKKRFQKDLEERLNFEKMKLERLDLKEDEYERLLEQKKLLSSKEKLNDKIALALDALENTHKITHALESAGHSAEFLKSALLEASALLEKEQAKLEECESLDIEKVLERLGMLSGIIKDYGSIMHAKERLGLVKNELHNLKEIDNHCEIYHKEIERLKTECLKLCDQISGFRKEYLAGFNALLSAKAKDLLLKSPSLVLEEAPMSEKGAQKLVLNLQNSQLETLSSGEYSRLRLAFMLLEMEFLKDFKGVLVLDEMDSNLSGEESLAVSKALETLSSHSQIFAISHQVHIPALAKNHILVFKENHKSLAKTLNNEERVLEIARMIGGSENIESAISFAKEKLKAQE
- a CDS encoding NAD(+)/NADH kinase: MKDSHQTIGVFVRPTHYQNPLFEKLEQAKEWVLKLLEDEGFESFMIDSVDGVKDERLIEKAYAFLCLGGDGTILGALRMTHSYNKPCFGVRIGNLGFLSAVELNGLKDFLQDLKYNTIKLEEHLALEGRIGKTSFYAINEIVIAKKKALGVLDIQAYAGHTPFNTYKGDGLIIATPLGSTAYNLSAHGPIVHALSQSYILTPLCDFSLTQRPLVLGAEFCLNFCTHEDALVVIDGQATYDLKANQPLYIQKSPTTTKLLQKNSRDYFKVLKEKLLWGESPSKKR
- a CDS encoding outer membrane protein; translated protein: MKKFFSQSLLAWIVSINALLAMDGNGVFIGAGYLQGQAQMHADINSQKQATNATIKGFDALLGYQFFFEKHFGLRLYGFFDYAHANSIRLKNPNYNSEAAQIAGQILGKQEINRLTNIADPKTFEPNMLTYGGAVDVMVNVINNGIMSLGAFGGVQLAGNSWLMATPSFEGILVEQALVSKKATSFQFLFNVGARLRILKHSSIEAGVKFPMLKKNPYITAKNLDIGFRRVYSWYVNYVFTF
- a CDS encoding alanine dehydrogenase gives rise to the protein MTIGLVKESMDLESRVALVPDDVVLIIQKGVEVLVENHAGANSGYSNEAYESVGAKIVDSKTAWGQDLVVKCKEPLEHEYPLLKEKATLFSYLDLAYQKSLCEMFIDKKITSICTETIAGPKNDYPILAPMSVVAGRLAAHLIQHYLLALEHVKGFMGKGVMLGGLSGTQRAKIVVVGGGVVGMESAKVLSQMGAKVTILELDYAKLQNHPYYHLYDLEVLSVNEANIIQALSGAVGLVGAVLVTASQTPKVILRRHLKRMQKQGVVIDVACDLGGCIETIHQTSHSNPVYVEEDLLHYGVPNMPGIVAKTSSVAYSHASAPYLLYYLEHGLKGFLKANTKIVANTLGGLSAHNGYITQEGIAKTFNLAFK
- the rocF gene encoding arginase, producing MILVGLEAELGASKRGTDKGVRRLREVLSATHGDLIKGMQTIIQEQCVLDKEFRYAKNFEDYYLFCKENLIPCMREVFEKKEFPLILSSEHANMFGIFQAFRSVHKDKKIGILYLDAHADIHTAYDSDSKHIHGMPLGMVLNRVHSGFNRMSESEEKAWQKLCSLGLEKGGLEIDPKCLVYFGVRSTEQSERDVIKELQIPLFSVDAIRENMQEVVQKTKELLKAVGIIYLSLDLDIMDGKLFTSTGVRENNRLSFNELKRLLGLLLESFQDRLGAVEVTEYNPTVSTKHTNEEEKQVLEILDLIINSCKIKDKKPSFIMSP
- a CDS encoding TonB-dependent receptor family protein; its protein translation is MHKKVVLALTASLICQESLFAKEKDYTLGKVSTAGKKDKSDYSGQVNLGYSGITAPKSWQDEEVKKYTGSRTVISNKALTQQANQSIEEALQNVPGLQIRNATGVGAMPTIQIRGFGAGGSGHSDATLMLVNGIPVYMAPYSHIELDIFPVTFQAIDRIDVIKGGGSVQYGPNTYGGIVNIITKPIPNQWENQAAERITYWAKARNAGFAAPPDKTGDPSFIKSLGNNLLYNTYVRSGGMINKHVGIQAQANWVRGQGFRDNSPSNISNYWLDGVYDINENNGIKAYYQYYDFAIAQPGSLSEQDYKINRFANLRPINQKGGRSQRFGAVYENRFGDLDKVGGTFSFTYYGQLMTRDFQVSSSYNSANMVTCFSEAACRAAGLPAGYNLAVPYYATNYNGWAEVENPVRSINNAFEPKVNLIVNTGKVRQTFIMGLRFMTTTFLQRQYLNTNECPTKTSGEGAGFLCEGPNVMSGWQPHIKHGVYRNWNNWRNNYTAVYLSDRIEAWDGRFFIVPGLRYAFVQYNNENAANWAQIPEKDLRKIKHMNNWMPSTNIGFIPVQGDHNVLTYFNYQRSFVPPQLDVLSYGGAEYFTQHFDTVEAGARYSYKDKFSFNADYFRIWARDFATGQYSVYTSGPMKGNVRPINGYSQGVELELYYRPIRGLQFHAAFNYIDTRVTSHGPLTDLNGDVLKGTSYNKHFPFVSPFQFIFDARYNWHKTTIGISSYFYSRAYSGISNSAAGGYYGMQYYSGGNNYESVLNSGYQCEAWCMTQHEGLLPWYWVWNIQVSQIFWENGRHRVTGSLQINNIFNMKYYFTGIGSSPAGLQPAPGRSVTAYLNYTF